The genome window CCCAGCAGAGTTACACCCACCCCTCCCAGGGTTCCAAGCCCTACCCCCAGCCGGTGCCAGCCTCCTACACCACAGCCTCCACCCCCCCCGGCCCCAGGTTCAGCGTCCAGGTCCAAACCGCCCAGCCAGTCAGGAGCTATTCCCAAACGGGACGGCCGGCAGAGCAAGCCTACGCCCCTCCTTCACCCCGGCAGCACCCTGAACCCCCCTACAGGGAGCGAGCTCCCTATCCTGACTCGGGACAGGGCTGGTACCCCGCTCCTCCGCTCCCCTCGGAGGCTGCCAGCTCCCTGCCGGACGGTTCCAATGGAGGGTACCGGGGTTTTGCAGCTGCCCCCCCAGGCCCCAGACCCTACCAGCCCAGCGCTGGGGGGCCGAAGAGGAgccaggagaccaccccccagaCTGCGGGGTACCCCCCAAACAAGGCGAGTCGAAGCACTGTTTAAACCTGgctaatgaaataattacatTGCCTGTTTTGCAGTTCCCTTAACTACGTGTCATAGCAAGCGtgtgttcttattttaaaacatgatattggTGTgacttttaatattttctttttctggaatAGCAAGcagaaaattaacaaaaaaaaaaaaaaaaaaaaaaaaaggatccacAGCTATAAATGATTCACAGAGAGTGGAAAGTAGACTTGACGTTCCTAGCAGCAGGCGCTGGTCTATTTCAAGGGCTCTCTTTAGGGTTTCAATGCAGCTGTATGTTCGTCAAATCATCCTGAATAACTAGCCCCACCCCCTACCCCCGATCCAGGGTCCAGTCAGTCGACCAGAGGACGAGCTTGACCGGTTGACCAAGAAACTGGTGTACGACATGAACCACCCCCCTACGGACCAGTACTTCGGTGAGattgggagggactgggagacctGTTGTAGACTGATATTGCCAGGAGCTTCGTAGCTATATTGTGATGTGCTCAGATCTCGGGGGAAGATGCAGCAGCagggtctgtctgtctcttcTAAGGCTGCGTGCTGacgctgtctctgtgtgtctgtctccaggacgctgtgcGCGCTGCGGGGACAATGTCCTGGGGGACGGGACGGGTTGCATCGCCATGGACCAGGTGTTCCATGTGGAGTGCTTCACCTGCATCACCTGCAATCGCCGCCTGAGAGGCCAGCCTTTCTACGCCATCGAGAAGAAATCCCACTGCGAGAACTGCTACAttgtgagtgctgtgtgtgtgtgtgtgtgtgtgagaagtcTTGCATCAACAGTCTTGTGTTTCAGGTGATGGCAGGTTTAAAACCGGCCAGCTGCacgtttgtgtgtgtctctctctctctctctcattgattTAGTTACAGCTAAATATTATTCTCTACTCTGTTGCAGATCATCCTGGTTTCTGCCCTTTCTCTCCtcactcttttttttctctctctctcttgcagagcACGCTGGAGCGCTGTTCCAAGTGCTCCCAGCCCATCCTGGACCGGATCCTGAGAGCGATGGGGAAGGCCTACCACCCTCACTGCTTCACCTGCGTGGTGTGCAGCCGCTGCCTGGACGGAGTGCCTTTCACTGTGGATACCACCTCCCAGATCCACTGCATCGAGGACTTCCACAGGTCAGTACAgaccagacagagagagagagagagagagagagagagacacagagagagacacacacacactgacacctcccAGATCCACTGCATCAAGGACTTCTACACATTAGTGTAGAGAGAGACACATTGATACAGCTCACAGATCTAACGCAGTGAGAGATCTATTGAAACACAAGGCACTTTGTAAATCTACTAGATAGAGGATATATAATatagagagagaaacagacacaCTTAGACAGCTCACAGATCCACTGCATAGAGGTATTCGGCAGGTAAGAGCAGAGCACAGAGAGGGACAGACACCTTCCTGATCCACTGCCTCAAGGAGAGGCGTCGAGGCACAGTGGGTACCGGCACACAGGATGAAAGCGGAGGGCAAAGTCCTGGACGGTCAAGCAaaggtttttcttgtttttgcgTGGCAGGAAGTTCGCCCCGCGCTGCTCTGTGTGTGGTGACGCCATCATGCCGGAGCGTGGCCAGGAGGAGACGGTGAGGATTGTGGCTCTGGATCGCAGCTTCCACGTGAGCTGCTACATGTGCGAGGTAATCAGCTACGCCACTCTGCCAGCAGGGCACGGGAACTGAAGCCGAAGCGCTCGCTACAGCACACGCGGGAGACGCTGCTGCACAGCACGCCTGCTGCTGTGGCGAGATTGCAGCTCGCAGTATAGTTCCACTGCTCTTACACGCTTTGTACTTTTCATTCACGAAATACAGCGCGGGCCAAgagtttagcatcaccctgtggaatgaaatcattttgcttcatgaagtcgaaagAAACCAGCCGATTTGAATCGCactccgctttgtagttttccagatactgaacgaaaaactgataattggggggggggtgacattTCATTATGTAACGTGAAATACAACTGTTATGGTAGTCATTTTCTTTTgatgtaaaatttttttttagacTTGTCCTCGAatttctagatgatgcaaaagttttggccttAACTGTAGGTCTCAAAATGCAtgtgtttccattttaaaacacatctggTACTAAACGAAGTTCTCGGTTTGCgcgccttgccttccaggaagtctgtcactgtttcacttccttggtcactcccagcagtgtcttcagggtcactggctgaaagcatgtcagtcaatggaggaatcagctggttggTAAATGGTAtataagcttttttaaaaaaaattattgtgtgttgcatgttcccatgtgttgctacgaCTGTTCCAAGCAAGGTgtgtatgttttaattatttctacataactacatttcccatcatcctcctgctcgcatatataactgagatggatttaccagtgaggaGCAGGAgtatgatgggaaatgtagttccgagGTCCATGCAGGTTCATGTGAATCCACCTTGGAGACAGTggaattcaatttaaaagttcaaagtggtcaaaatatataaaacGGCCAGAGAGTGCACTGCAATTTTAAAAGTGCTCAAGgtgaaaataataattcaaacgaCACACGCACCTTATTTCACCTTatcagctgtagcaacacatgggaacacatAACACAATCAAAtgaaaaggtccttatatacatTAACAGGAAATAAGCCACTTGGAAcagtttcaccctccaggtgacccAGGGAGTGCAAGACGGTCTCAAAGCACGGCTTTCAaactgagatttctttaaccaggtGTAGTTGGCAGAGAAAATGTATGGCACTCTTTTTGTTGTAAGCACTTTAACAGGAATGTTTTATTTGAACCCGTGTCCCTGTGTGCAGGACTGCGGCATGCTGCTGTCTTCGGAGGGAGAGGGGCGCGGCTGTTACCCTCTCGATGGGCACATCCTGTGCAAAGGCTGCAGTGCCCGGAGAATCCAGGACTTGTCTGCCAAAATATCCACCGACTGCTAACGGGACCCGGGACCCTGCACCCTGTGCGCACCCCACGGCCACTTCTAACAGGGCGAGTGTGAGTTCGGAActgacttcactgaggggagctctgaaccccaggactgggtgcagcagcagcagcagcagggctagtgtgagtttgtaaccctgctcaaactcctggctcctgatcatttcaatattaataataacaacagacttcattgaggggagctctgaaccccaggactgggtgcagcagcagcagcagggctagtgtgtgtttctaaccctgctcaaactcctggctcctgatcattgcaatattaataataataacacacttcattgaggggagctctgaaccccaggactgggtgcagcagcagcagggctagtgtgtgtttctaaccctgctcaaactcctggctcctgatcattgcaatattaataataataacacacttcattgaggggagctctgaaccccaggactgggtgcagcagcagcagggctagtgtgtgtttctaaccctgctcaaactcctggctcctgatcattgcaatattaataataataacacacttcattgaggggagctctgaaccccaggagtgggtgcagcagcagcagcagggctagtgtgagtttctaaccctgctcaaactccctCAACACATTTTTGGATATGAAAGCTTACATTTGAAGGGAGTGTCTGTGCAGTATGGGGAAGCGCTGACTGGGAAGTACAATCTAACCCTACAGTCTACAGCTTTCTGGAATTTGAATTCGTGCAATAGCCAGctcttttgcatcacctagaattttaggattgagagagaaaacaaacacaaaaaaacccacaaacacacacaaaactaatattaaatcataatttcagatcttttatttcacatcgtgtaatcaaagaaactacaaaacggaAGCCATAATATAGCACCACAGTAGATTGtgaagtatataaataaaaaaaaattcaatatgtTCTCggaatattattcagcaggtttcgttcgactttatgaagcaaaatcagttcgTTCtggagggtgatgcaaaacttttggcctacAGTGTAACCAACACACCATCGCTAACCCAGTGCAATGTTTATTGCTGTTGGATTTCCACAGCTAAACTTCCTTCTGATAGCATGGTTGCTTTAACAGTACCAGGTTAAACTAATGGCTAGCATAACCATGGGGGTGGTGACAATGGAGAAATTCTTTAAGAGAATCTGTGTCAGAAAATGATGTTTCTTTGTTCGGGGGTTCTCTCCAAAAcgaaactgtctgtctgtctgcccgtAGGAGGGGGTGAAGCCACTCCCAGTAATATTACATGCATGAACAGCTTTGGGGGAAACAAAATCCATGAAATCTGGTACTACGCTTGGATATGAAAACCTTTGTTTGCAAGCCGCGCTTCCAGTTTGTGTCGCGCTTCCTCGGTCACCCGGAGTGTGAAACTGTCCCCGCCCCTTTCGccggcttctttcctgtcattggccaaccagctgcttcccctgctAACTGACATCCTGTCGGCCAgtaacccagaagacactgcggcgaTGGCACAGGAAGTGTAACGGATTTCCTGAGGAAAGTAGACCTAGAAACTGAGAGTTTTCTGTAAACTAAAGTAGCAGCAGATATCTGGAGTTTTGATAAGTCTTTGTAGCTTACACCTGACCACAGAAGCATGCAATGCAGGCTAGATCGGCCCATCGTTATATTAGTAAGCATCAGCGCCATCTAGAGCACAGTTGGTGTACTGCCAGCAAAGCAAAAGGAAATTACAGTTTCTGCTCTGGGGTGAAGGAAACACAGACCTAATAATAGTAAAACATTTGTGTAGCCATCAACATCAAGAtgttggggggggaaaaaaataacaaacattaaaatTTTGAAGCTGTGCTTTATTTGGGGGTGGGGCTTGTATGGGTGTTTAATGCTGTAATAAACACGGTGACCACCGGGGGGCAGAGTTGACACGCCTGTGTTACTGAAACAGTTGGCAGATATTTCACATTACCTTTCCACAGCGAGTAAGTTATTGTAAATAactattttctttcttaattatGTTCTTTCTTTATAGTTTCATATGTAACACAGGCTGGATCGTCCAAAAGCCATCTAGTCTGTGTTGAGGTGTGTCCAGGAACTGTTCTTCCAGTTCTAGTTGCCAGACATATAATTCTATGCAAAACACGCTAGATCAGCCACCTCAAAGAGcaagccagtgccatctagtggcctTGCTGAGCTTTctgatatatataattttttttttttctggcaatacaGTGCTCTAGAATGGTGCTGACGCCAGCACCACTGTTTACAGACGTGAAGATTGGCTGACCTGGCCTGTTGCATATGTGTACTTTATAATATTAAAAGCAAATGCAATGACAAGCACATTTTCAGTGCTTAAGTGCAgttctgtttctttttagtttttccttgATTTAAGCACCTTTGAATGTTTTAGAGTGATGTAGAGCTGCTGTtaaactccttttaaaaaaacagtaactttCATGCATGGCCACCATATATAGGGATGGCTTAAACAACTCTTCTAGTCTTTTGTATagggacatatggaagatgcaaatgcatgatactCCTCCTTTATATaaagcaatgggggggggggattgaaaacattaaaataaatgtatattatgtttgcaaaagctttatttcaatattttgtacatgaATAGTTGAAAATCCCATAGAAATGTAATGCAATGAGAACTCTGCATCTGCTTCTCAGTGCACTGTAATACATTGTCCTGTTGTGAGAAACATTTACTTTCCATATTTAACAGTGAGTTTGTGGgcgaaaaaaaaaatgcttttaattttatttcaagaTTTAAGGTGAGGAAAAATACTGAgatttacagctctggccaaaagttttgcatcaccccatagaatgAACTCCtcctgcttttaaaatgttacattaacgTATTGAGTTGCAcacggctttgtagttttccagatactcaACAAAAACTGTAATGCAGACTAGATCAGCTGAAGGTCCTTTAGAGAAGTTAcagacagcgccatctagtgatcttgCCACCTTGGAAACAAGcttcctttagttttgctggcaatacactttttgtgcactagatggcgcttgcTACTGAGAAAGATTGGCCTATCTATCCTGTGTTGggtatgtctatggcaggcagctaGATAGATCACCCATAAACTGTTAGATagaaaacaactattttaaatcTACTGCGCTTTAATGAAACATAAGACTTTGGGGATAGGCACGCTAATGAACGTGCACCCCTTTTGTACGAGTTAGTTTATTCCAGAAAGCAAGGAAGGAAGATGCCATCATGTCAaacagaggggggaggggggtgacaGGTGGTTCTAGAAGAATATGTTAAGGACATTTCTATGCTGCTGCGTCGTGCCTGTGCTTTGATACAGAACTGCCTAAAGTGATGGAGCCCATTAATAAAGGTCTGTGTTTTACAGTagctgcagtctctctctctcgaacCAATGATTTAAAATCCATTGATCCGTTTTCTTCCCTGGGTTTACAAATCTTGTAAAAGCGTACCGTCTTCCCCCAGCTCTTAGCCCAAACCGCGCTGCCCTGTTTCCATTTCAAACTGTGCTGGCCAGGCGCTTGCGATTTACACTCTGAACCAATCTTGTGTTTATCGAAAGATGGGAAGAAGATGGGAATTTTGACCCAAATTCAGGAATTGCTAATTCTCGCGAAACGATAGCTTCTTCTACACCAGGGTCCATTTCGCTGTCCCCCAGTCCACACAGACCCAACCTGTGCCGGTATCAGGTTTGCGAAGTCACTTAACAGAGATTCGTTTAGGACTGCAGAGGGTGTCCTTA of Polyodon spathula isolate WHYD16114869_AA chromosome 48, ASM1765450v1, whole genome shotgun sequence contains these proteins:
- the LOC121306457 gene encoding thyroid receptor-interacting protein 6-like, encoding MALVGGMLSWYTPGGALDDSESPAGSHPSNIDAEIDSLTSMLADMESNPLYPRTPRAQPANRYKPTAPPSGQPKPAPSYHYPPQNQQALSQHQPHYSTAPVTYSSPPVSSYTSSPNAQPYPPSPAQQSYTHPSQGSKPYPQPVPASYTTASTPPGPRFSVQVQTAQPVRSYSQTGRPAEQAYAPPSPRQHPEPPYRERAPYPDSGQGWYPAPPLPSEAASSLPDGSNGGYRGFAAAPPGPRPYQPSAGGPKRSQETTPQTAGYPPNKGPVSRPEDELDRLTKKLVYDMNHPPTDQYFGRCARCGDNVLGDGTGCIAMDQVFHVECFTCITCNRRLRGQPFYAIEKKSHCENCYISTLERCSKCSQPILDRILRAMGKAYHPHCFTCVVCSRCLDGVPFTVDTTSQIHCIEDFHRKFAPRCSVCGDAIMPERGQEETVRIVALDRSFHVSCYMCEDCGMLLSSEGEGRGCYPLDGHILCKGCSARRIQDLSAKISTDC